The Huiozyma naganishii CBS 8797 chromosome 6, complete genome genome includes a window with the following:
- the NRD1 gene encoding Nrd1 complex RNA-binding subunit (similar to Saccharomyces cerevisiae NRD1 (YNL251C); ancestral locus Anc_1.109): MSQEEVITETPTLQEVARTLESVKELKSGISGSRIKRLTAIALENIELEEEIISLIINYSKTCEPSHKLGSLYIIDSVGRAYLDEARNKHGYIKPNAKPGTCAHGVYTLGESIQELLTDAIGKSNEDHKDKIRTLIDIWDRTGLFQKGYLNAVRAKCFSMEATGLSSLTKSDGGENSEPQLSSDPVERAGQILKSLNPVQYLPAVEMPTNLCSEDQSEQNDALRKLLVSLQRDLLTRAEQQQEQQRRELEQHKENSRRHSDIKNNNPQREKQHRVTEYGSRRDRERQTAGYASRRNRSRSPPARKEVTTYNNGAINQNFGPNNHHLYPEEMNVPQNPHFRTKPLSYDPSLPPESIKVLSRTLFIGGVPMNMKEWDLASLLKPYAEVQSVILNNHRKHAFVKVYSRREAENALMNFNQDGSLPLRTRWGVGFGPRDCCDYQHGYSIIPIHRLTDADRKWSVEAQWGGTGGQPLVAHMVYEEPDIIVGEGVSSKATSQKMPTDSGRNAPKSNKNQRDNYQQQRQAPIQPPQPQPQMAGYNGSNQMYPQMQPPIQGYPPKNDMYAQQMGGYGVVAPQQQGNIIPPPQQQQQPGVDPQAQLNSLMSMLNQQPPAQH; the protein is encoded by the coding sequence ATGAGCCAAGAGGAAGTAATTACAGAAACCCCAACTTTGCAAGAAGTTGCGCGTACCTTGGAGTCAGTGAAAGAACTGAAATCGGGTATCTCTGGGTCTCGTATTAAAAGACTAACCGCTATTGCACTTGAAAATATCGAGCTAGAGGAAGAAATTATCTCTCTCATAATAAACTATTCAAAGACTTGCGAACCATCCCATAAACTGGGGTCTTTGTACATTATCGACTCCGTTGGGAGAGCGTACTTGGACGAAGCTAGAAATAAACACGGTTACATTAAACCTAATGCTAAACCCGGAACTTGTGCTCACGGTGTCTACACACTGGGAGAGTCGATTCAAGAATTGCTGACCGATGCAATTGGTAAAAGCAACGAAGATCATAAAGACAAGATTAGAACTTTGATCGATATCTGGGATAGAACTGGTCTCTTCCAGAAGGGGTACTTGAACGCTGTAAGAGCGAAATGCTTCTCCATGGAGGCAACAGGCCTTTCATCCTTGACGAAGTCTGATGGCGGAGAAAATTCAGAGCCACAGTTGTCTTCTGATCCTGTCGAGAGAGCTGGCCAAATATTAAAATCCTTGAACCCTGTACAGTACTTACCAGCGGTGGAGATGCCAACAAATCTGTGCTCCGAAGATCAATCGGAACAGAATGATGCTCTGCGTAAGCTGTTGGTGTCGCTACAAAGAGACCTATTGACCAGAGcggaacagcaacaggaacaGCAAAGGCGAGAGCTAGAGCAACACAAGGAGAATTCGAGGCGCCATTCTGATATTAAAAACAACAATCCTCAACGCGAGAAGCAACACAGAGTAACGGAGTATGGGAGTAGGCGCGATAGGGAGCGCCAAACTGCAGGTTATGCgtcgaggaggaacagATCGAGGTCTCCACCTGCAAGAAAGGAAGTGACGACGTATAACAACGGTGCCATAAATCAGAACTTTGGTCCTAATAATCACCATCTGTATCCTGAGGAGATGAATGTCCCACAAAACCCACATTTCAGAACTAAGCCTCTCTCATATGATCCAAGCTTACCTCCAGAGAGTATTAAAGTGTTAAGTAGGACCTTATTCATCGGCGGTGTCCCCATGAACATGAAGGAATGGGATTTGGCAAGCCTTTTGAAACCGTACGCTGAAGTGCAAAGCGTTATCTTGAATAACCACAGAAAACACGCATTTGTAAAAGTCTACTCCAGACGCGAGGCGGAAAACGCACTCATGAATTTCAATCAAGATGGATCTTTGCCCTTGAGGACACGTTGGGGGGTTGGTTTTGGGCCAAGAGATTGTTGCGATTATCAGCATGGTTACAGCATTATCCCAATACACAGACTGACAGACGCCGACAGAAAGTGGTCTGTTGAGGCCCAATGGGGTGGTACTGGGGGTCAACCATTGGTAGCCCACATGGTTTACGAGGAGCCCGATATCATTGTTGGTGAAGGTGTTTCATCAAAAGCAACATCTCAGAAAATGCCTACTGATTCTGGCAGGAATGCACCTAAATCCAACAAGAATCAAAGAGATAACTATCAGCAACAGCGTCAAGCACCTATACAACCGCCgcaaccacaaccacaaaTGGCTGGATACAATGGCTCTAACCAGATGTATCCTCAGATGCAACCTCCAATTCAAGGATACCCCCCAAAAAATGATATGTATGCTCAGCAGATGGGGGGCTACGGTGTCGTTGCACCCCAACAACAAGGCAACATAATACCTCcaccacaacaacagcagcaaccagGTGTTGACCCACAAGCTCAGCTGAACTCCCTAATGAGTATGCTTAACCAACAACCACCAGCGCAACATTAG